In Candidatus Nitronauta litoralis, one DNA window encodes the following:
- the fabZ gene encoding 3-hydroxyacyl-ACP dehydratase FabZ, translated as MLDIEDIKKHLPHRPPFLLVDRVIECDDESRIVGIKNVTINEPFFVGHFPQFHVMPGVLIVEALAQVGCILGRRILKPDGDPIVLFMGIDEVKFRKPVVPGDTLRLEMVKIKQRKELFRFQGQAFVDDNLVTQGIFQAMMKDPDSI; from the coding sequence ATGCTGGACATTGAGGACATCAAAAAACACCTTCCCCATCGACCACCATTTTTGCTGGTTGACCGTGTGATTGAATGCGATGATGAATCCCGGATCGTAGGCATCAAGAACGTAACGATCAATGAACCTTTTTTTGTGGGGCATTTCCCCCAATTCCACGTCATGCCCGGCGTGTTGATTGTAGAAGCTCTGGCTCAAGTGGGATGTATTCTGGGGCGCCGTATTCTGAAACCTGATGGTGATCCCATCGTTCTTTTTATGGGCATTGATGAAGTTAAGTTTCGAAAGCCCGTGGTCCCAGGTGATACCCTTAGACTGGAAATGGTCAAGATCAAGCAACGCAAGGAGCTGTTCCGGTTTCAGGGGCAGGCTTTTGTTGACGATAACCTGGTCACCCAGGGAATTTTTCAGGCCATGATGAAAGACCCGGACTCCATTTAA
- a CDS encoding OmpH family outer membrane protein, whose product MKGLKRLFLLTTVAMCLVLSVTPPAFSAKEKDPKIGFINIKKAVADTNEFKRIKADFDRRFEKEQKTIAAREEKVKKLLEELNKQGFVLSPELKKQKEANFINEKKSLERYVQDKNEEFSQMEKEITAKITKRMLDVIKNLGKKRKFTLIIEKAATFYFDNAQDVTKTAVSAYNKSYK is encoded by the coding sequence ATGAAAGGGTTGAAACGTCTATTCCTCTTGACCACTGTGGCAATGTGCCTGGTTTTGTCGGTGACTCCTCCGGCTTTTTCCGCAAAAGAAAAAGATCCGAAAATCGGGTTTATCAATATAAAGAAGGCGGTGGCGGACACCAATGAGTTTAAACGCATCAAGGCCGATTTTGATCGCAGGTTCGAGAAGGAACAGAAAACTATCGCTGCACGTGAAGAAAAAGTGAAAAAGCTTTTAGAAGAACTCAATAAACAGGGCTTTGTTCTTAGCCCTGAGTTGAAGAAACAAAAAGAAGCAAACTTCATTAACGAGAAGAAATCCCTTGAACGGTATGTCCAGGATAAGAACGAAGAGTTCTCTCAGATGGAAAAGGAAATCACAGCTAAAATCACAAAGCGCATGCTCGATGTAATCAAAAACCTGGGCAAAAAAAGGAAATTCACACTCATAATTGAAAAAGCCGCCACGTTTTATTTTGACAATGCCCAGGATGTTACCAAGACGGCTGTCTCGGCGTACAACAAGAGTTACAAGTAA
- a CDS encoding P-II family nitrogen regulator, which yields MKKVEAIIKPFKLDEVKDKLNEIGIKGITVSEVKGFGRQKGHTELYRGAEYVVDFLPKIKVEIIIPDSQVDDVINTIMKGAQTGRIGDGKIFVTNLEDVIRIRTGERGEDAI from the coding sequence ATGAAGAAGGTTGAAGCGATCATCAAGCCTTTCAAACTGGATGAAGTAAAAGACAAGCTGAATGAAATTGGGATTAAGGGGATCACTGTCAGCGAGGTGAAAGGGTTTGGCCGACAGAAGGGCCACACCGAATTGTACCGCGGAGCCGAATATGTAGTGGATTTTCTCCCAAAGATCAAGGTGGAGATCATCATCCCGGATTCTCAGGTGGATGATGTAATCAACACGATAATGAAAGGTGCCCAGACCGGCAGGATTGGTGACGGAAAAATCTTTGTTACTAACCTGGAGGATGTGATTCGTATTCGCACAGGTGAAAGGGGAGAAGACGCAATCTAG
- a CDS encoding lysophospholipid acyltransferase family protein, which produces MKQILIKYILPYLAYLLLQVWCRTLRVTNLSPENEEYFENLPGRYIMTHWHSRIFFLLFYFRGRKDWNILVSPSQDAEVLARLGVLLGYTVVRGSSYKNTLAASKELLKALKRDERVVVVADGSRGPRHVAQVGSVQLSRITGAPLIPMTFGASPRHEFNSWDRFVLPLPFSKCTLNFGHPITLPKKADDRLLAQKQKELDEALNQITEAVD; this is translated from the coding sequence TTGAAACAAATCCTCATTAAATACATCCTGCCCTACCTTGCTTACCTGTTGTTGCAGGTCTGGTGTCGAACACTGCGGGTCACCAACCTGAGTCCGGAGAACGAAGAATACTTTGAAAACCTTCCGGGCCGTTACATCATGACGCATTGGCACAGCCGGATTTTTTTTCTGTTATTCTATTTTCGCGGACGTAAGGACTGGAATATCCTGGTCAGTCCAAGTCAGGATGCTGAAGTATTGGCCCGGCTGGGTGTTCTATTGGGATACACAGTTGTGAGGGGGTCGTCTTATAAAAATACCCTTGCGGCGTCCAAGGAATTGCTAAAAGCGTTGAAAAGGGATGAGCGGGTTGTGGTGGTGGCAGATGGTTCACGTGGCCCTCGTCATGTTGCCCAGGTCGGGAGTGTTCAATTATCCAGAATCACAGGAGCCCCTTTGATCCCGATGACGTTCGGAGCAAGTCCGAGGCACGAATTCAACTCCTGGGACCGGTTTGTACTTCCCCTGCCTTTTTCTAAATGCACACTGAATTTTGGTCATCCCATCACACTTCCTAAAAAGGCGGATGACCGCCTACTGGCCCAAAAGCAAAAAGAGCTCGACGAAGCTTTGAATCAAATAACTGAAGCGGTTGATTAG
- a CDS encoding Gfo/Idh/MocA family oxidoreductase: protein MKTFRIGVIGVGKMGEYHVGVLSEQSAAELTLVADNNEQRAQEIGKRYNVPFVTRAEDAIGKVDGVVIAVPTVLHFSTAKLFLDAGVHVLLEKPCAHDLAQAQELFRLAEGKNLTLHIGHVERFNGAVQELHKIVDEPLYVECKRTGPFPQRNIEDGVVMDVMIHDIDIVLNLVKSRVSRIQVMGRSIFSDRDDLVNVQLQFENGTVANILASRASQNKERTLCVTLKDSYVILDYTDQEIYVHRQSSSEHQMNKGSLRYKQESLVERIFVHKDNPLKHEILHFIDCASNGSPRHSSVDRELYSLEIALKIVEQFKEQQQLA, encoded by the coding sequence ATGAAAACTTTTCGAATAGGTGTGATCGGCGTCGGAAAAATGGGCGAATATCACGTCGGTGTTTTATCTGAACAATCTGCTGCCGAGTTGACTCTTGTGGCGGATAACAATGAACAGCGAGCTCAGGAAATCGGCAAACGCTACAACGTTCCATTTGTGACCAGAGCGGAAGATGCCATCGGCAAGGTAGATGGGGTTGTTATTGCGGTGCCAACAGTTTTGCACTTTTCAACGGCCAAATTGTTTCTCGATGCAGGGGTGCATGTCCTGCTCGAAAAACCTTGTGCACATGACCTGGCCCAGGCGCAGGAACTGTTCCGGCTGGCGGAAGGAAAAAACCTGACGCTTCATATTGGCCATGTAGAACGTTTCAATGGTGCTGTCCAGGAGTTGCACAAGATAGTTGATGAGCCCCTGTATGTTGAATGCAAGCGTACCGGGCCTTTCCCACAGAGGAATATTGAAGACGGTGTCGTGATGGATGTCATGATTCACGACATCGACATCGTGCTTAACCTTGTCAAATCGCGTGTGAGCCGTATCCAGGTAATGGGTCGGTCGATTTTCTCAGATCGCGATGATCTGGTGAATGTTCAATTGCAATTTGAAAACGGAACAGTTGCGAACATTCTGGCAAGCCGCGCATCGCAAAATAAAGAACGTACCCTGTGCGTTACTCTTAAAGATTCCTATGTCATACTCGACTACACGGATCAGGAGATTTACGTACACCGGCAGTCATCATCCGAACACCAAATGAATAAGGGATCCCTGCGCTACAAGCAAGAGTCCCTGGTTGAGCGGATTTTTGTGCACAAGGATAATCCGCTCAAACATGAGATCCTGCATTTTATTGATTGTGCAAGCAATGGCTCTCCGCGCCACTCCAGTGTTGACCGGGAACTGTATTCCCTTGAAATCGCACTCAAGATTGTGGAGCAATTCAAGGAACAACAGCAATTAGCCTGA
- a CDS encoding LpxI family protein yields the protein MESSAQLIGLIAGAGEVPVYFAEKAKAQGIRIVSISLTKDISQLLEPLVEKNFNINIGQPGKMLKAFKNEDVTGIVIMGKIEKSMIFRIQMLDMEALKFIKALKNHQDKSFMLSVIDRIKELGGTVLDQKELVPELFPEKGVITRKQPSEKIMTDIRFGMPIARSMADQEIGQTIVVRNETVIAVEAVEGTDKAIERGCEFSNGGCSVVKVSRTNQDYRFDAPGVGPHTIELMIKGKASALALEAGRVMLINRKKVVDMADAAGLSIVCI from the coding sequence ATGGAATCCAGCGCTCAACTCATAGGTTTGATCGCCGGCGCCGGCGAGGTTCCCGTATATTTCGCGGAAAAGGCCAAAGCTCAGGGAATCCGGATCGTTTCAATTTCCCTGACCAAAGATATTAGCCAATTGCTGGAACCTCTGGTCGAGAAAAATTTCAATATCAACATCGGTCAACCCGGCAAAATGCTTAAAGCTTTCAAGAATGAAGATGTGACGGGCATTGTCATCATGGGAAAGATTGAAAAGAGCATGATCTTTCGCATCCAGATGCTGGATATGGAAGCCTTGAAATTTATAAAGGCGTTAAAAAATCATCAGGATAAATCCTTCATGCTCAGTGTTATTGATCGAATTAAAGAACTGGGTGGAACTGTTCTTGACCAGAAGGAGCTGGTGCCGGAGTTGTTTCCGGAAAAGGGAGTCATTACCCGTAAACAACCTTCCGAGAAAATCATGACGGATATCAGGTTTGGAATGCCAATCGCGCGTAGTATGGCGGATCAGGAAATTGGCCAGACGATTGTGGTCCGAAACGAAACCGTAATCGCCGTGGAAGCTGTTGAAGGTACCGATAAGGCGATCGAACGTGGATGCGAATTTTCAAACGGGGGTTGTTCGGTTGTTAAAGTGAGCCGGACCAATCAGGATTATCGTTTCGATGCGCCCGGCGTCGGTCCTCATACTATTGAGCTGATGATCAAAGGAAAAGCGTCTGCACTTGCGCTGGAAGCAGGCCGGGTGATGCTCATAAACCGCAAAAAGGTGGTTGATATGGCGGACGCTGCCGGACTTTCCATCGTATGTATTTGA
- a CDS encoding OmpH family outer membrane protein produces MSGIRTVLSGTRVLASMVAIVALILALGNPVQAAGVRVGFIDIQEAVAGTKEFKRVFTQFRSHFQKEKKLITQRENKIKAMLEDINKQGTILKDAEKRRKEERFLKEKKSFERYVQDKNEEFQRKEKEITDSILRKMLEILKKIGKERKYTMILEKKAVFYSDTAADLTKIATKTYDRIHK; encoded by the coding sequence ATGTCAGGAATAAGAACTGTTTTATCTGGAACGAGAGTTCTGGCGAGTATGGTCGCTATTGTCGCCCTGATCCTTGCTCTCGGAAATCCCGTGCAGGCTGCGGGAGTTCGCGTCGGCTTCATTGATATTCAGGAAGCGGTAGCGGGCACAAAGGAATTCAAACGGGTGTTCACACAGTTTCGCTCCCACTTTCAGAAAGAGAAAAAGCTGATCACTCAAAGAGAAAACAAAATCAAGGCCATGCTGGAAGACATCAATAAGCAGGGCACTATTTTGAAGGATGCGGAAAAGCGCAGGAAAGAAGAAAGGTTTTTGAAAGAAAAAAAATCCTTCGAGCGCTACGTTCAAGACAAGAATGAGGAATTCCAGAGAAAAGAAAAAGAAATTACGGATTCTATCTTGAGGAAAATGCTGGAAATTCTGAAAAAAATAGGCAAGGAGCGGAAATACACCATGATCCTTGAAAAGAAGGCCGTGTTTTACAGCGATACCGCAGCCGACCTGACGAAAATCGCGACCAAAACCTACGACCGCATCCACAAATAA
- the lpxB gene encoding lipid-A-disaccharide synthase: MTSSQSNRVLIIAGEASGDLHGGGLVKAFREKHLNIEFEGVGGQAMKAAGVKILSGIEGLGAVGFVELIGTLFRHLTLFFDLRRRIARGDYRAAILINYPAFNLILAGVCKQFDCPALFYIGPQIWASRSGRIHRIKKYVTKMYVVLPFEEEIYKSAGVPVAFLGHPFVDLVKPRQSLEATQDELNLKPGTPVVGLLPGSRKSEIRYLLDDMMKAAVLIKKEIADCQFLLPVADTIDESEISRRIEPYPVEVLLVPGKNYEVMQASDILILASGSATLEAALFTCPQVIIYRVNPVSYALLSWLVKIKWFGLVNIVAEEEVAPELLNEQVTPERLATEALKVLKDPTIRNTIRNRMAGVRDSLGTPGVVYRVAADMAKEMGLETNPH; the protein is encoded by the coding sequence TTGACCTCTTCCCAATCAAATCGCGTGCTCATCATCGCCGGGGAGGCTTCAGGAGATTTGCACGGTGGTGGACTGGTCAAGGCATTCAGGGAAAAACATTTGAACATTGAGTTTGAGGGTGTTGGTGGGCAGGCGATGAAAGCCGCCGGTGTCAAGATACTTTCAGGTATAGAAGGTCTGGGTGCGGTCGGGTTTGTTGAATTGATTGGTACCCTGTTTCGCCATCTCACACTTTTTTTTGATTTACGTCGTCGCATTGCCCGGGGCGATTACCGCGCTGCGATTCTGATCAACTATCCTGCATTCAACCTTATCCTCGCAGGTGTGTGTAAACAATTTGACTGCCCCGCGCTGTTTTATATTGGACCCCAAATATGGGCCTCCCGTTCGGGGCGCATCCACCGCATCAAAAAATATGTAACCAAAATGTATGTGGTCCTCCCTTTTGAAGAGGAGATTTATAAAAGTGCTGGCGTGCCAGTGGCATTTCTCGGACATCCGTTTGTTGACCTTGTGAAGCCACGGCAATCACTTGAAGCGACTCAAGATGAATTGAACCTGAAGCCCGGAACGCCCGTTGTCGGGTTACTTCCCGGCAGTCGAAAAAGTGAAATACGTTATTTGCTCGATGACATGATGAAGGCAGCAGTGTTGATAAAAAAAGAAATTGCTGATTGCCAGTTCCTCCTGCCCGTTGCCGATACAATCGATGAGTCTGAAATTAGCCGCCGGATTGAACCCTATCCTGTGGAAGTGTTGCTGGTTCCCGGAAAAAATTATGAGGTTATGCAGGCCAGCGATATCTTAATTCTGGCATCGGGTTCGGCTACTTTGGAAGCTGCGCTCTTCACTTGTCCTCAAGTGATTATTTATCGTGTCAATCCTGTCTCTTATGCTTTGTTAAGTTGGCTCGTAAAAATCAAATGGTTTGGACTGGTTAATATTGTTGCTGAAGAAGAGGTGGCGCCCGAGTTGTTGAATGAACAGGTGACACCTGAACGGCTGGCTACCGAAGCCCTGAAGGTTTTAAAAGATCCGACAATCAGGAATACGATACGAAACCGTATGGCGGGTGTTCGGGATTCCCTTGGAACACCGGGGGTGGTCTACCGGGTAGCGGCTGATATGGCAAAGGAAATGGGACTTGAAACAAATCCTCATTAA
- the lpxA gene encoding acyl-ACP--UDP-N-acetylglucosamine O-acyltransferase: MNIHPQAIVHPDAELGEGVSVGPFTLIGKGVRIGQGCEIGSHVVIESGTEIGPNCRIFQGASLGGEPQVAGFDQSIKSSVRVGESTVIREYVTVHRSMYEGKATEVGSHVMLMAYSHLGHDCKVADNVVIVNQTGLSGHVEIGEHAFVSGMVGAHQFVRIGAHCMVGGFSVVRQDVLPYSLVEGVPLRLVSTNSVGLRRRNFRPPIRAGLKKAFTILKDNDLNTSQAVERIKSEIENTYEIRYLMNFIEASSRGIIK, encoded by the coding sequence GTGAATATTCATCCCCAGGCAATTGTGCACCCCGATGCAGAATTGGGCGAAGGTGTCAGTGTTGGCCCTTTTACCCTTATTGGGAAGGGTGTGCGTATTGGGCAGGGATGTGAAATCGGGTCTCATGTTGTCATCGAATCCGGTACGGAGATAGGGCCCAACTGTCGAATTTTTCAAGGGGCTTCACTGGGGGGAGAGCCTCAGGTGGCCGGTTTTGATCAAAGCATTAAATCATCTGTCCGCGTGGGCGAGTCGACCGTGATACGGGAATACGTAACGGTTCACCGTTCAATGTATGAGGGAAAAGCAACTGAAGTAGGATCGCACGTAATGTTAATGGCTTACAGCCATTTGGGCCACGATTGTAAAGTTGCCGACAACGTTGTGATCGTCAATCAGACGGGTCTTTCCGGCCATGTTGAAATCGGTGAACATGCTTTTGTTTCCGGAATGGTGGGAGCTCATCAGTTTGTTCGCATTGGGGCTCATTGTATGGTTGGTGGATTTTCGGTGGTCCGCCAGGATGTATTGCCCTATTCACTGGTAGAAGGCGTTCCTCTCCGGCTGGTCAGTACCAATTCTGTAGGTTTGAGGCGTCGGAATTTTCGACCGCCGATTCGTGCTGGTTTAAAAAAAGCCTTCACAATTTTGAAAGACAACGACCTCAACACAAGTCAGGCAGTGGAACGCATTAAGTCGGAAATTGAAAATACCTATGAAATCCGCTATCTTATGAACTTTATCGAAGCCTCCTCCCGTGGAATCATAAAATAA
- the bamA gene encoding outer membrane protein assembly factor BamA produces MGRLPFLCLFLILSCVTFLVGEVSAQGLGGFSAESDKIVRAVKIRGNDRIDSATILYYIKTREDEPLRKSTVRRDIEQIFSLGQFKDIKVETRPLEDGVEVIYVVEEIPSIGDVSFVGNTQVENKDLRKAISLKRGATFKEHLVQDTVEKVKGVYEEKGYFFAESRVTTTASREGIVNVTVHIKEGEKVSIEEIRFKGNKSIDADDLEDQMETESETFLSFLDESGIYKKDILKLDLLRIEAYYQDHGFVKVRVLDPKIDINRKEKAIYITIPVQEGPQYRVGKIKVTEDDTYSEEELLSVVKLKPGDIYDISKLRKDIITITDLYSARGYAYADVLPDTKLDDQKKLVDLEVKVNRGRKVYVGEINIAGNTKTRDNVIRREFRIQEGQLFDSLALKRTKQRINNLQFFEDVKIDTHRGKESDLIDINTTVTERPTGSLSLGAGFSSVENFIFNASITQDNLFGRGQRLNFSTDLSSRRTNFNLNFTDPRIFDSTISLGVDLFSRQSNSFSFEQLSTGAGLRFGKSLGEYNWVGLAYQFQEVEVTNIQAIDISSDFRNGTFTTSRIQPTLIRDTRDNFLNPSNGQRHVLRFDVAGGVLGGSDFIKSSYEVSYYYPLIEKLVFAAHAEIKIGDGYNNQELPLFERYFMGGASSLRGFTIQEVGPRNSVGSVLGGDQSLLFNLELQYPITNEFRLFGFYDRGNVYGSGFDISRTAEVIDIGEMRHSTGAGVRFLSPFGPIGVAYGFKLDQRTGESSGEFHFSAGSAF; encoded by the coding sequence ATGGGCCGCCTGCCCTTTCTTTGTCTTTTTCTGATCCTTTCCTGTGTGACCTTTTTAGTGGGTGAAGTTTCCGCCCAGGGGTTAGGAGGGTTCTCTGCAGAATCAGACAAGATTGTCCGTGCGGTAAAAATTCGTGGAAACGACAGGATTGACTCCGCCACCATTCTTTATTACATCAAAACGCGGGAAGACGAGCCGTTGAGGAAGTCAACGGTGCGTCGTGATATCGAACAGATTTTCAGTTTGGGTCAATTCAAGGATATCAAGGTGGAGACCCGTCCTCTTGAAGACGGGGTAGAAGTGATTTACGTGGTTGAAGAGATTCCTTCGATCGGTGATGTGTCTTTTGTCGGGAATACCCAGGTCGAAAACAAGGACCTGCGAAAAGCGATTTCTCTCAAGCGTGGAGCAACTTTTAAAGAACACCTGGTGCAGGACACAGTTGAGAAGGTGAAGGGGGTTTATGAGGAAAAAGGTTATTTCTTCGCTGAGTCCCGGGTGACAACCACTGCCTCCCGTGAAGGGATTGTGAATGTCACAGTTCATATCAAGGAAGGTGAAAAAGTAAGCATCGAAGAAATTCGTTTCAAGGGAAACAAATCGATCGATGCGGATGACCTGGAAGACCAGATGGAAACAGAATCAGAAACGTTTCTGTCTTTTCTGGATGAATCGGGGATTTACAAGAAAGATATATTAAAACTCGACCTGCTCAGGATTGAAGCCTATTACCAGGATCATGGTTTCGTCAAGGTTCGCGTTCTGGACCCCAAGATAGATATTAATCGAAAAGAAAAAGCGATTTACATTACGATTCCTGTGCAGGAAGGGCCGCAGTACAGGGTTGGTAAGATCAAAGTAACGGAAGACGACACTTATTCAGAAGAAGAGTTGCTGTCAGTTGTTAAGCTGAAGCCTGGCGATATCTATGATATTTCCAAACTTCGCAAAGACATCATCACGATCACGGATCTTTACTCGGCGCGTGGATACGCCTACGCTGACGTTTTGCCTGATACCAAGCTGGACGATCAGAAAAAGCTGGTTGATCTTGAGGTTAAGGTAAATCGGGGGCGCAAGGTTTATGTCGGTGAAATCAATATAGCGGGAAATACCAAGACCCGCGACAACGTGATCCGACGTGAATTCCGGATTCAGGAAGGACAGTTGTTTGACAGCCTGGCTTTGAAACGCACCAAACAGCGTATCAATAACCTTCAGTTTTTTGAAGACGTAAAAATTGATACCCATCGAGGTAAAGAATCGGACCTGATCGATATCAACACGACAGTGACCGAACGGCCTACCGGTTCCCTGTCGCTCGGAGCGGGTTTCAGTTCAGTTGAGAATTTTATATTCAACGCTTCAATCACCCAGGACAATCTGTTTGGTCGGGGACAACGTCTAAACTTTTCCACGGATCTTTCGTCTCGACGCACAAATTTCAATCTGAACTTCACCGATCCGAGGATTTTTGATTCCACCATTTCCCTGGGTGTTGATTTATTTAGCCGACAATCCAATTCCTTCAGTTTTGAACAGCTGAGTACAGGTGCCGGGCTAAGGTTCGGGAAATCGCTCGGGGAATATAACTGGGTTGGGCTGGCCTATCAGTTCCAGGAAGTTGAAGTAACTAATATTCAGGCGATTGATATCAGCAGCGACTTCCGAAACGGTACATTCACGACCAGTCGTATACAGCCGACATTGATCCGGGATACCCGAGACAACTTTTTAAACCCTTCAAATGGCCAGAGGCATGTGCTACGCTTTGATGTGGCTGGCGGTGTTCTCGGTGGTTCGGACTTCATTAAATCCAGTTATGAAGTGTCCTATTACTACCCTCTTATAGAAAAACTGGTGTTCGCTGCCCACGCTGAAATCAAGATTGGCGATGGTTATAACAACCAGGAATTGCCGCTATTTGAGCGCTATTTTATGGGAGGTGCCAGCTCTCTACGTGGTTTTACTATTCAGGAGGTAGGACCGAGAAACTCAGTGGGTAGCGTGCTCGGTGGTGACCAGTCTTTATTGTTTAACCTGGAACTTCAGTATCCCATCACAAATGAGTTCCGGTTGTTTGGGTTTTACGACCGCGGTAATGTTTATGGCAGCGGATTCGATATCAGCCGGACTGCCGAAGTGATTGATATCGGCGAGATGCGTCACAGTACTGGCGCAGGTGTCCGTTTCCTAAGTCCCTTTGGGCCGATCGGCGTCGCCTACGGTTTCAAACTTGATCAGCGCACGGGTGAATCCTCAGGTGAATTCCACTTCTCTGCAGGAAGCGCATTCTAA